A stretch of Amycolatopsis balhimycina FH 1894 DNA encodes these proteins:
- a CDS encoding YciI family protein, producing the protein MKYLMLINAALDADGAPTGCSTPEDWMLFDKALKEAGVHVGGNALADFTTAAAVRVTEDGERIVTDGPFAESREVLGGYFVLDVPDFDVALDWAARCPGARDGGSIVVRPLADFEG; encoded by the coding sequence ATGAAGTACCTGATGCTGATCAACGCCGCGCTCGACGCCGACGGCGCGCCCACGGGCTGCAGCACGCCCGAGGACTGGATGCTGTTCGACAAGGCGCTCAAGGAGGCCGGCGTCCACGTCGGCGGGAACGCGCTCGCCGACTTCACCACGGCCGCCGCGGTCCGCGTGACCGAGGACGGCGAGCGGATCGTCACCGACGGGCCGTTCGCCGAGTCCCGCGAAGTGCTCGGCGGCTACTTCGTCCTGGACGTGCCGGACTTCGACGTCGCGCTCGACTGGGCGGCGCGCTGCCCGGGCGCCCGAGACGGCGGTTCGATCGTCGTGCGGCCGCTCGCCGACTTCGAAGGCTGA
- a CDS encoding enoyl-CoA hydratase/isomerase family protein produces the protein MTVSVLDLGDDENRFSPDWLQRVHSFLDGVEGALVTTGGGKFYSNGLDLEWLTAHSDQASPYVADVQELFARVLTLPVPTVAAINGHAFGAGAMLAMAHDFRVMRSDRGYFCFPEADINIPFTPGMAALIQGKLTPSAAIASMTTGRRFGGPEAAEIGLVDEIAAEGDVVKVASERVRALAGKDRGTLGAIKATMFAPAVAALRAK, from the coding sequence GTGACCGTTTCCGTGCTTGACCTGGGCGACGACGAAAACCGGTTCTCACCGGACTGGCTGCAGCGCGTTCATTCCTTTTTGGACGGTGTCGAGGGCGCGCTGGTGACCACCGGTGGCGGCAAGTTCTACTCGAACGGCCTCGACCTCGAATGGCTGACGGCCCACAGTGACCAGGCGTCTCCGTACGTCGCTGACGTGCAGGAGCTGTTCGCGCGGGTGCTGACGCTGCCGGTCCCGACGGTCGCGGCGATCAACGGCCACGCGTTCGGCGCGGGCGCGATGCTGGCGATGGCACACGACTTCCGCGTGATGCGGTCCGACCGCGGCTACTTCTGCTTCCCGGAAGCGGACATCAACATCCCGTTCACGCCGGGGATGGCGGCGCTGATCCAGGGCAAGCTGACGCCGTCCGCGGCGATCGCGTCGATGACGACGGGACGGCGCTTCGGCGGGCCGGAAGCGGCAGAGATCGGGCTGGTGGACGAGATCGCGGCCGAGGGCGACGTGGTGAAGGTGGCGAGCGAGCGGGTCCGGGCCCTGGCGGGCAAGGACCGCGGCACGCTGGGCGCGATCAAGGCGACGATGTTCGCCCCGGCCGTGGCGGCACTGCGCGCGAAGTAG
- a CDS encoding RNA polymerase sigma factor codes for MFREERGLLLAALVRRFGDLDLAEEVTSEAIEAALVRWPAEGVPPKPGAWLMTTARRKAVDRLRRDQAYAARLAVLQVEAERAAPAPPSPDGELPDERLQLFFTCAHPALSAEDRAALTLRCLAGLTTPEVARAFLVPSATMGKRIVRAKSRIRTLRIPFRVPEADELPGRLPGVLQVVYSIFTEGYAASSGPDLQRLDLAEEAIRLARILRRLLPGEREVAGLLALMLLIHARRDARTGPDGDLVLLDDQDRGRWDRAMIEEGAALVVAALSGGPPGWYGVQAAIAALHDEAPDVASTDWPQVVALYDVLRGLAPSPVVELNRAVAVAMRDGPAAGLALLDSLADEPRLRGYSPFPAARGDLLSRLGRTSEAAVAYQEALALAGTEPERAHLRRRLTECASS; via the coding sequence GTGTTCCGGGAGGAGCGCGGGCTGTTGCTCGCCGCGCTCGTCCGGCGGTTCGGCGACCTCGACCTGGCCGAGGAGGTGACGTCGGAGGCGATCGAAGCCGCGCTGGTGCGCTGGCCCGCGGAGGGCGTGCCGCCGAAGCCGGGCGCCTGGCTGATGACGACGGCGCGGCGCAAGGCCGTCGACCGGTTGCGCCGCGACCAGGCCTACGCGGCCCGGCTCGCGGTGCTGCAGGTCGAGGCCGAGCGCGCGGCGCCCGCCCCACCGTCCCCGGACGGCGAGCTGCCGGACGAGCGGCTCCAGTTGTTCTTCACCTGCGCCCACCCGGCGCTGTCCGCGGAGGACCGTGCGGCACTGACGTTGCGCTGCCTCGCCGGGCTGACCACGCCGGAGGTGGCGCGGGCGTTCCTGGTGCCCAGCGCGACGATGGGGAAGCGGATCGTGCGGGCGAAGAGCCGGATCCGCACGCTGCGGATCCCGTTCCGGGTGCCGGAGGCCGACGAGCTGCCCGGCCGGCTGCCGGGCGTGCTCCAGGTCGTCTACTCGATCTTCACCGAGGGGTACGCGGCCAGTTCGGGGCCGGACCTGCAGCGGCTCGACCTGGCCGAGGAGGCGATCCGGCTGGCCAGGATCCTGCGGCGGCTGCTGCCGGGGGAGCGGGAGGTGGCGGGCCTGCTGGCGCTGATGCTGCTGATCCACGCCCGCCGCGACGCCCGCACCGGCCCGGACGGCGACCTGGTCCTGCTCGACGACCAGGACCGCGGCCGCTGGGACCGCGCGATGATCGAGGAGGGGGCGGCGCTGGTGGTGGCCGCGTTGTCCGGCGGCCCGCCCGGGTGGTACGGCGTCCAGGCGGCGATCGCGGCCCTGCACGACGAGGCACCGGACGTGGCGAGCACGGACTGGCCGCAGGTGGTGGCGCTCTACGACGTGCTGCGCGGGCTGGCGCCGTCACCGGTGGTGGAGCTGAACCGGGCGGTCGCGGTGGCGATGCGCGACGGCCCGGCGGCGGGTCTGGCCCTGCTGGACTCACTGGCGGACGAGCCGCGGTTGCGGGGGTACAGCCCGTTCCCGGCGGCGCGGGGCGACCTGCTGTCCCGCCTCGGCCGTACTTCCGAAGCGGCCGTGGCCTACCAGGAGGCCCTGGCTCTCGCGGGCACCGAACCCGAACGCGCCCACCTGCGCCGCCGCCTCACCGAGTGCGCAAGTTCGTGA